Proteins encoded together in one Salarchaeum sp. JOR-1 window:
- a CDS encoding proteasome assembly chaperone family protein, with product MDELEVETLADADLTEPVFVEGLPGVGHVGKLVAEHIVEEGESTLVRRVYSEHFPPQVTVGDEGVAELAHVEVHAVETAGRDLLVLTGDHQAQENAGHYRVTDAFLDIAEEFGVSDVFALGGVPTGELIEEYGVVGAVSDEAIKSDLEDAGVEFRSEEPAGGIVGTSGLLLGLGGRRGFDAACLMGETSGYLVDPKSAKAVLEVLEDLLGFEVDFDALDERADEMEDVVEQMQQMEQGPSPGSEDDLRYIG from the coding sequence ATGGACGAACTCGAAGTCGAGACGCTCGCGGACGCCGACCTCACGGAGCCCGTGTTCGTCGAGGGGCTTCCGGGCGTCGGACACGTCGGGAAGCTCGTCGCCGAGCACATCGTCGAGGAGGGAGAGAGCACGCTCGTTCGACGCGTGTACTCCGAGCACTTCCCGCCGCAGGTGACGGTGGGTGACGAGGGCGTCGCGGAACTCGCGCACGTCGAAGTGCACGCGGTCGAGACGGCGGGCCGCGACCTCCTCGTGCTCACGGGCGACCATCAGGCACAGGAGAACGCCGGTCACTACCGCGTGACGGACGCGTTCCTCGATATCGCCGAGGAGTTCGGTGTTTCGGACGTGTTCGCGCTCGGCGGCGTTCCCACGGGCGAACTCATCGAGGAGTACGGCGTCGTCGGCGCGGTCAGCGACGAAGCCATCAAGAGCGACCTCGAGGACGCGGGCGTGGAGTTCCGCTCCGAGGAACCAGCGGGCGGTATCGTCGGCACGAGCGGACTCCTCCTGGGTCTCGGCGGCCGCCGCGGGTTCGACGCCGCCTGCCTGATGGGCGAGACCTCGGGCTACCTCGTCGATCCGAAGAGCGCGAAAGCAGTCCTCGAAGTCCTCGAAGACCTCCTCGGGTTCGAGGTGGACTTCGACGCGCTCGACGAACGCGCGGACGAGATGGAGGACGTTGTGGAGCAGATGCAGCAAATGGAACAGGGCCCGAGCCCCGGGAGCGAGGACGACCTCCGGTACATCGGCTGA
- a CDS encoding RNA-protein complex protein Nop10: MKSDIRVCRDHDRPVYTLSPSCPECGRETENSAPAPFNPEDPYGEYRRALKRRVRD, encoded by the coding sequence GTGAAGTCGGACATCCGGGTGTGCCGCGACCACGACCGCCCGGTGTACACACTCTCTCCTTCCTGTCCCGAGTGCGGTCGCGAAACTGAGAACAGCGCGCCAGCGCCGTTCAATCCCGAAGACCCGTACGGCGAGTACCGACGCGCTCTTAAGAGACGCGTTCGGGACTAA
- a CDS encoding translation initiation factor IF-2 subunit alpha, with translation MKYEGWPEPGELVVGKVDEIEDFGVFVDLEEYKDKRGLVHISEVASGWIKNVRDHVREGQTVVAKVLDVDRDAQQIDLSIKDVNDHQRSDAIQEWKNEQKADKWMSIAFGEDMADDQFRAVANELIAEFGSLYEGFEQAAIHGPDALEPTDLDEDDIETIVSTARDNVSVPYVTVTGYVHLESPDGDGVDDIKEALRAAEGDGEIPDEIDLDVTYVGSPEYRITVQAPNYKTAEDELEASAARATDAIEAAGGSGEFHRERQLDEDQ, from the coding sequence ATGAAGTACGAAGGCTGGCCCGAGCCCGGTGAACTCGTCGTCGGAAAGGTCGACGAGATCGAGGACTTCGGCGTGTTCGTCGACCTCGAGGAGTACAAGGACAAGCGCGGGCTGGTCCACATCAGCGAGGTCGCGTCCGGCTGGATCAAGAACGTCCGCGACCACGTCCGCGAGGGACAGACCGTCGTCGCGAAAGTCCTCGACGTGGACAGGGACGCCCAGCAGATCGACCTCTCCATCAAGGACGTCAACGACCACCAGCGCTCGGACGCCATCCAGGAGTGGAAGAACGAGCAGAAGGCCGATAAGTGGATGAGCATCGCGTTCGGCGAGGACATGGCGGACGATCAGTTCCGCGCCGTCGCGAACGAACTCATCGCCGAGTTCGGTAGCCTCTACGAGGGCTTCGAACAGGCCGCGATCCACGGGCCGGACGCGCTCGAACCCACCGACCTGGACGAGGACGACATCGAGACCATCGTCTCCACGGCGCGAGACAACGTCTCCGTCCCCTACGTCACCGTGACCGGGTACGTCCACCTCGAATCCCCGGACGGGGACGGCGTAGACGACATCAAGGAGGCGCTGCGGGCCGCGGAGGGCGACGGCGAGATTCCGGACGAGATCGACCTCGACGTGACGTACGTCGGGTCGCCGGAGTACCGCATCACGGTGCAGGCGCCGAACTACAAGACCGCGGAGGACGAGCTCGAAGCGAGCGCCGCCCGCGCGACCGACGCCATCGAGGCGGCCGGGGGGAGCGGCGAGTTCCACCGCGAGCGCCAACTCGACGAAGACCAGTGA
- a CDS encoding 30S ribosomal protein S27e, translating to MPGNFYSVECPDCENEQIVFGKASSEVACAVCGTTLARPTGGEADIEGDVLETVETR from the coding sequence ATGCCCGGGAACTTCTACAGCGTCGAATGTCCGGACTGTGAGAACGAACAGATCGTCTTCGGAAAAGCCTCCAGCGAGGTCGCGTGCGCCGTCTGCGGCACGACGCTCGCACGTCCGACCGGCGGGGAGGCCGACATCGAGGGCGACGTCCTCGAAACCGTCGAGACTCGATGA
- a CDS encoding 50S ribosomal protein L44e, translated as MQMPRRFNTYCPHCNEHNEHEVEKVRSGRTSGMTKVNGRQRDRKTSRIGNSGKFSKVPGGDKPTKKTDLKYRCNECGKAHLREGWRAGRLELQE; from the coding sequence ATGCAGATGCCACGCCGCTTCAATACGTACTGCCCGCACTGCAACGAGCACAACGAACACGAGGTGGAGAAAGTCCGCTCCGGCCGCACGTCCGGTATGACGAAGGTCAACGGCCGCCAGCGCGACCGCAAGACCTCCCGCATCGGGAACTCCGGGAAGTTCTCGAAGGTTCCCGGTGGCGACAAACCCACCAAGAAGACGGATCTCAAGTACCGCTGCAACGAGTGTGGGAAGGCCCACCTCCGCGAGGGATGGCGCGCAGGCCGACTGGAGCTTCAGGAATAA
- a CDS encoding HAH_0734 family protein codes for MKRLIIDGDPGVGKDAVIEHDGEEQVLFGISRNGDWHGPKRVQLWCTMGTEDEREDFEKRNFVPQWLDVERVDAEDVTVVDPASART; via the coding sequence ATGAAGCGGCTCATCATCGACGGGGACCCAGGGGTCGGGAAGGACGCCGTCATCGAACACGACGGCGAGGAACAGGTCCTCTTCGGTATCTCGCGGAACGGCGACTGGCACGGCCCGAAGCGCGTCCAGCTCTGGTGCACGATGGGGACCGAGGACGAGCGCGAGGACTTCGAGAAGCGGAACTTCGTCCCGCAGTGGCTGGACGTGGAGCGCGTGGACGCGGAAGACGTGACGGTCGTCGACCCCGCGAGCGCGCGCACCTAA
- a CDS encoding DUF2298 domain-containing protein: protein MEYGVVLTWWVLLVALLGLGVPVASRLVPDARDGGAFVALPLVVVSVTVPLFWLGRLSFGLPVTLGVLAVFAGVSLWSARNGLDVERRALAMTLGVFSAAFLFLLAVRAADPGVYASGGEKFLDYGLLRSLLRGDSLPPEDFWFAGEHVVYYYGGHLVAALFTTLAGTDPRFAYGPALASFYAMAVTAVFGFGRELARRRGYRPLAGGALAALLFGLASNLRPPARVVVTLLPDGLGRWLTGLVGTPYETAVIDPGTFSYWPASRVIPGTINEFPLFAYLNGDLHAHMMSVPVLAAALAVLYAYWHADGAWRRRRLVYGAFPPVLGLLLATNTWSFPTGVGLAWLALALSSHPPRTLLPERVRPSLDGVRAEVARPVVALLLVSPVVPLALAWTWPFVSTVLLAGASKQTLAVLPERSPLGPFVLVHGAFLAVFAAYLARETARDTAARVLAAAVTALCLTLAAFGWLFDLVGLALAGPLVAAGWYALRRRDAGYETMLVVAGAGLVVLVEFVYLNDAAGAGRFNTVFKTYAQVWALWAIAAGVALSGFLPHARDRRTGLRDLDRASAVRVALVALLVCSLCVPYASLSLSRHFADMGDPSLDAFETAEDYHPYEAAAIEWLDANVSGQPTIVSRPSSDVYQWANPASSLTGIPTVAGWVHARNYHDADVYDRRVRDVDFIYTIDSADSRALLLDYYDVQYIYYGPLERDAYGSVSFASEPGIRVAYENEKVTVYAVNQSALAS from the coding sequence ATGGAGTACGGGGTCGTACTGACGTGGTGGGTGTTGCTGGTGGCGCTGCTCGGACTGGGTGTTCCCGTGGCGTCCCGGCTAGTACCGGACGCGCGTGACGGCGGGGCGTTCGTCGCGCTCCCGCTCGTCGTCGTGTCCGTGACGGTGCCCCTCTTCTGGCTCGGACGACTCTCCTTCGGATTGCCGGTGACCCTGGGCGTGCTCGCGGTGTTCGCGGGCGTGTCGCTCTGGAGCGCGCGGAACGGGCTCGACGTGGAGCGGCGCGCGCTCGCGATGACGCTTGGCGTGTTCTCGGCGGCGTTCCTGTTCCTGCTAGCGGTGCGCGCGGCCGACCCCGGCGTGTACGCGAGCGGCGGTGAGAAGTTCCTCGACTACGGCCTCCTCCGGTCGCTCCTCCGCGGGGATAGCCTGCCTCCCGAGGACTTCTGGTTCGCGGGCGAGCACGTCGTCTACTACTACGGCGGCCACCTCGTCGCCGCACTCTTCACCACGCTCGCCGGAACCGACCCGCGGTTCGCGTACGGCCCCGCGCTCGCGTCGTTCTACGCGATGGCGGTCACCGCCGTCTTCGGGTTCGGCCGCGAACTCGCCCGCCGTCGTGGCTATCGGCCGCTCGCCGGTGGCGCGCTCGCGGCGCTCCTGTTCGGCCTCGCGAGCAACCTCCGCCCGCCCGCCCGCGTCGTCGTCACGCTCCTCCCCGACGGCCTGGGTCGCTGGCTCACCGGTCTCGTCGGCACCCCCTACGAAACGGCCGTTATCGACCCGGGAACGTTCTCGTACTGGCCGGCGAGCCGCGTCATCCCCGGCACGATCAACGAGTTCCCGCTGTTCGCGTACCTGAACGGCGACCTCCACGCGCACATGATGAGTGTCCCCGTGCTCGCCGCCGCGCTCGCCGTGCTCTACGCGTACTGGCACGCCGACGGCGCGTGGCGCCGCCGCCGCCTCGTCTACGGTGCGTTCCCGCCCGTCCTCGGCCTGCTCCTCGCGACGAACACGTGGAGCTTCCCCACGGGCGTCGGATTGGCGTGGCTCGCGCTCGCGCTCTCCTCCCACCCGCCGCGGACGCTGCTCCCCGAGCGCGTCCGCCCCTCTCTCGACGGCGTTCGCGCGGAGGTCGCGCGCCCGGTCGTCGCGCTCCTCCTCGTGAGTCCGGTGGTTCCGCTCGCGCTCGCGTGGACGTGGCCGTTCGTCTCCACGGTGCTCCTCGCGGGCGCGAGCAAGCAGACACTCGCCGTCCTCCCGGAACGAAGCCCGCTCGGACCGTTCGTGCTCGTGCACGGCGCGTTCCTCGCGGTGTTCGCCGCGTACCTCGCCCGGGAGACCGCACGCGACACCGCTGCTCGCGTGCTCGCCGCCGCGGTCACCGCGCTCTGTCTCACGCTCGCGGCGTTCGGCTGGCTGTTCGACCTCGTCGGCCTCGCGCTCGCCGGCCCGCTCGTCGCCGCCGGCTGGTACGCCCTGCGCCGCCGGGACGCCGGCTACGAGACGATGCTCGTCGTCGCGGGCGCGGGCCTCGTCGTGCTCGTGGAGTTCGTCTACCTGAACGACGCCGCGGGCGCGGGCCGGTTCAACACCGTCTTCAAGACGTACGCGCAGGTGTGGGCGCTCTGGGCCATCGCCGCCGGCGTCGCGCTCTCGGGCTTCCTCCCGCACGCCCGCGACCGACGCACCGGCCTTCGGGATCTCGACCGCGCGAGCGCGGTTCGGGTCGCGCTCGTCGCGTTGCTCGTCTGCTCGCTGTGCGTGCCGTACGCGTCGCTCTCGCTGTCCCGGCACTTCGCGGACATGGGCGACCCGTCGCTCGACGCGTTCGAGACCGCCGAGGACTACCACCCCTACGAGGCCGCCGCCATCGAGTGGCTGGACGCGAACGTGTCCGGGCAGCCCACCATCGTCTCCCGGCCGAGCAGCGACGTCTACCAGTGGGCGAACCCCGCGTCCAGCCTCACCGGCATCCCCACCGTCGCCGGCTGGGTGCACGCCCGGAACTACCACGACGCGGACGTTTACGACCGCCGCGTCCGCGATGTGGACTTCATTTACACGATCGACAGCGCGGACTCCCGGGCACTGCTTCTCGATTACTACGACGTGCAGTACATCTACTACGGGCCGCTCGAACGCGACGCCTACGGCTCCGTGTCGTTCGCATCTGAACCCGGAATCCGCGTCGCCTACGAGAACGAGAAAGTGACCGTGTACGCCGTAAACCAGTCCGCGCTCGCGTCTTAG
- a CDS encoding type 1 glutamine amidotransferase domain-containing protein: protein MSRALFVVSEEGYWGEECAEPLTTLDSEGFDITVATPSGSPPVLDERSADPDEVGEETAEFVRDVHENDERLNDPEPLAAVDADGYDAVVFPGGHGTAWDVNQDRDARRLLRNAVAGEDGKALVVCHAAGLLAFTRADDGGSLVEGREVTGFPNAWEEGIVDEHDRMPDGRKLPYWVEDEVVAAGGDWDAELDSETSVTVDGDLVTGRGPESSAAAADTLLGELE from the coding sequence ATGTCTCGTGCGTTGTTTGTCGTGAGCGAGGAAGGCTACTGGGGCGAAGAGTGCGCGGAACCACTGACGACGCTGGACAGCGAGGGGTTCGATATCACGGTGGCGACGCCGTCCGGGTCGCCGCCAGTGCTGGACGAGCGCTCGGCCGACCCCGACGAGGTCGGCGAGGAGACGGCGGAGTTCGTGCGTGACGTCCACGAGAACGACGAGCGGTTGAACGACCCCGAACCGCTCGCCGCGGTGGACGCGGACGGCTACGACGCGGTCGTGTTCCCGGGCGGTCACGGAACCGCGTGGGACGTGAACCAGGACCGGGACGCCCGTCGCCTCCTCCGGAACGCGGTCGCGGGCGAGGACGGGAAAGCGCTCGTCGTCTGTCACGCGGCCGGCCTCCTCGCATTCACTAGAGCGGACGACGGCGGGAGCCTCGTCGAGGGCCGCGAGGTCACCGGCTTCCCGAACGCCTGGGAGGAGGGCATCGTGGACGAGCACGACCGGATGCCGGACGGCCGGAAGCTCCCGTACTGGGTGGAGGACGAAGTGGTTGCGGCCGGCGGCGACTGGGACGCCGAACTCGACTCGGAGACCTCCGTCACCGTGGACGGCGACCTCGTGACCGGTCGCGGCCCCGAGTCGTCCGCAGCCGCTGCGGACACCCTCCTCGGCGAACTCGAGTAA
- a CDS encoding ABC transporter ATP-binding protein, protein MSTDPILRVDALEKHYPITEGVLRNEVGRVRAVDGISFDVSRGETVGIVGESGCGKSTAATSLLRLEDPTGGDVYFDGDDITKYDSGELKRFRRRAQMIFQDPTSSFDPRMTIGESIAEPLLIHGMRDKSRRREIVTDLLERVGMSADDIDRYPHEFSGGQKQRIGLARALSVNPDLIVADEPVSALDVSVQAEILNLIDDIQEEFGLGIVFISHNMGVIREVCDRVNVMYLGEIVESAPTDELFENPQHPYTKALLGSIPQPDPTKRGDSVTLTGDVPSPSNPPSGCRFHTRCPTVIQPEDYDFDQEAWRAVMDVRVQLRDSGIDLDAVKTFLGVPEDASESELPHEEMKDAIRDEFDVPDTLGDAGAERVFENALDELVRDDQDEARELLEAEFETVCERDAPPLERTEAGHPAACHLHSEDMARTLNPADD, encoded by the coding sequence GTGAGCACGGATCCGATCCTCCGGGTGGACGCCCTCGAGAAACACTACCCGATCACGGAGGGGGTGTTACGGAACGAGGTCGGTCGCGTGCGCGCCGTCGACGGCATCTCGTTCGACGTGTCGCGCGGCGAGACGGTCGGGATCGTCGGCGAGTCCGGCTGCGGGAAGTCTACCGCTGCGACGTCGCTCCTCCGGCTCGAGGATCCGACGGGCGGCGACGTGTACTTCGACGGTGACGACATCACGAAGTACGACAGCGGCGAACTGAAGCGGTTCCGTCGGCGCGCTCAGATGATCTTCCAGGATCCGACGTCGAGCTTCGACCCGCGGATGACAATCGGGGAGTCGATCGCGGAACCCCTGCTCATCCACGGCATGCGGGATAAGTCTCGGCGGCGCGAAATCGTGACGGATCTCCTCGAACGCGTCGGGATGTCGGCGGACGACATCGACCGGTACCCGCACGAGTTCAGCGGCGGGCAGAAACAGCGCATCGGCCTCGCGCGAGCGCTGTCCGTGAACCCAGATCTCATCGTCGCGGACGAGCCGGTGTCGGCGCTGGACGTGTCCGTGCAGGCCGAGATTCTGAACCTCATCGACGACATCCAGGAGGAGTTCGGTCTCGGGATCGTGTTCATCAGCCACAACATGGGCGTCATTCGCGAGGTCTGTGACCGCGTGAACGTCATGTACCTCGGCGAAATCGTGGAGTCAGCCCCCACTGACGAGCTGTTCGAGAACCCACAGCACCCGTACACGAAGGCGTTGCTCGGGTCGATTCCGCAGCCCGACCCGACGAAGCGCGGAGACTCCGTCACGCTCACGGGCGACGTGCCGTCGCCGTCGAACCCGCCGTCCGGCTGTCGGTTCCACACGCGGTGTCCGACGGTCATTCAGCCGGAGGACTACGACTTCGATCAGGAGGCGTGGCGGGCGGTGATGGACGTACGCGTCCAACTGCGTGACAGCGGTATCGACTTGGACGCCGTGAAGACGTTCCTCGGCGTTCCCGAGGACGCGTCCGAGTCAGAACTGCCGCACGAGGAGATGAAGGACGCGATTCGAGACGAGTTCGACGTCCCGGACACGCTCGGGGACGCGGGCGCCGAACGCGTGTTCGAGAACGCGCTCGACGAACTCGTCCGCGACGACCAGGACGAGGCGCGCGAGCTCCTCGAAGCCGAGTTCGAGACGGTGTGCGAGCGCGACGCGCCCCCCCTCGAACGGACGGAAGCCGGTCATCCGGCTGCCTGCCACCTTCATTCGGAGGACATGGCGCGCACACTGAACCCCGCGGACGACTAA
- a CDS encoding ABC transporter ATP-binding protein — MSEHLLNVENLHTQFDTDNGIVRAVDGVDFSVDRGETVCIVGESGSGKTVTSESITRLIPMPPGEITADSIEFKGRDLLGISESDLRSTRGDEIAHVFQNPQGALNPVYTVGWQIREAIQVHDDVSNEEARRRGIDLLDRVGIPEATTRFDDYPHEFSGGMKQRVVIAMALAAKPDLLIADEPTTALDVTIQAQILELLQDLQDEYDMGIIFVTHDLGVVAEIADKVVVMYAGKVMETGDVYKIFENPAHPYTRALLDCLPGQGEESEPIGGTLPSLVNPPSGCRFSDRCPHAIESCRTGEQPPQYDAGEPGHTVSCVHYETTTDPQVLAEHEDSGASAATDGGERQ; from the coding sequence ATGAGCGAACACCTACTCAACGTCGAAAACCTCCACACGCAGTTCGACACTGACAACGGAATCGTACGCGCCGTCGACGGCGTCGACTTCAGTGTCGACCGCGGTGAGACGGTCTGTATCGTCGGCGAAAGCGGGAGCGGGAAGACCGTGACGAGCGAGAGCATCACCCGCCTCATCCCGATGCCGCCGGGCGAAATCACGGCGGACAGTATCGAGTTCAAGGGCCGCGACCTCCTCGGGATCTCCGAGAGCGACCTGCGCTCCACTCGCGGCGACGAGATCGCGCACGTCTTCCAGAACCCGCAGGGCGCGCTCAACCCCGTGTACACGGTCGGCTGGCAGATCCGGGAAGCGATCCAGGTTCACGACGACGTGAGCAACGAGGAGGCGCGGCGGCGCGGCATCGACCTCCTCGACCGCGTCGGTATTCCGGAGGCGACCACGCGGTTCGACGACTATCCCCACGAGTTCTCGGGCGGGATGAAGCAGCGCGTCGTCATCGCGATGGCGCTCGCCGCGAAACCGGATCTCCTCATCGCGGACGAACCGACCACGGCGCTGGACGTGACGATTCAGGCCCAGATTCTGGAACTCCTGCAGGACTTGCAGGACGAGTACGACATGGGCATCATCTTCGTCACGCACGACCTCGGCGTCGTCGCAGAAATCGCGGACAAAGTCGTGGTGATGTACGCGGGGAAGGTCATGGAGACCGGGGACGTCTACAAGATATTCGAGAACCCCGCGCATCCGTACACGCGAGCGCTCCTCGACTGCCTCCCCGGACAGGGCGAGGAGTCCGAACCCATCGGTGGGACGCTTCCGAGTCTCGTGAACCCGCCGTCCGGCTGTCGGTTCAGCGACCGCTGCCCGCACGCTATCGAGAGCTGTCGGACGGGCGAACAGCCGCCCCAGTACGACGCGGGCGAACCCGGTCACACGGTCTCGTGCGTCCACTACGAGACGACGACCGACCCGCAAGTGCTCGCGGAGCACGAGGACTCCGGCGCGTCCGCGGCGACCGATGGAGGTGAGCGACAGTGA
- a CDS encoding ABC transporter permease — protein sequence MAAENDPDTFEDVDWDSIGRTGLATVSNKTFAFLAAMLVLAAGVAYDLFVVPIGEPTFESVNLVLFELTWEVSNVDWLFIATMVVLFFYALLPLYQQPRMTRIYWDQFKRNRAAVASGVFLIAIFLIGTVGTMVLPEPTVNILAGLQPPVYTTVPMEVLGGSGCVGEVTQTASGTRLCHGTWAHPLGTMANGKDIFLMVVYGMKVTMEVGLIASLLIVVIGTLVGSVAAYSGGLVDEILMRYVDIQITFPTFFLYLLLIYLFGGSLFLMILLFGLVTWGGVARLVRSEALQRNEEEYIMAADGAGASTPYIIRRHIIPNVSNTVITAATLTIPTIILAEAALSFLGLGDPTVPSWGQVISAGRGSLSDAPWISTIPGLFLFFTILAFNFIGDALRDALDPRSD from the coding sequence ATGGCGGCAGAAAACGACCCGGACACGTTCGAAGATGTCGATTGGGACTCCATCGGCCGCACGGGACTCGCGACCGTCTCCAACAAGACGTTCGCGTTCCTCGCGGCGATGCTAGTCCTCGCAGCAGGTGTCGCCTACGACCTCTTCGTCGTCCCGATCGGCGAGCCCACGTTCGAGAGCGTGAACCTCGTGCTGTTCGAACTCACGTGGGAAGTCTCCAACGTGGACTGGCTGTTCATCGCGACGATGGTCGTGCTGTTCTTCTACGCGCTGCTCCCGCTCTACCAGCAGCCGCGGATGACGCGCATCTACTGGGATCAGTTCAAGCGCAACCGGGCCGCCGTCGCGAGCGGCGTGTTCCTCATCGCGATCTTCCTCATCGGAACCGTCGGGACGATGGTTCTCCCGGAACCCACGGTGAACATCCTCGCCGGCCTCCAGCCTCCGGTCTACACGACCGTGCCGATGGAGGTACTCGGCGGGAGCGGCTGCGTCGGCGAAGTGACGCAGACCGCGAGCGGAACGCGCCTCTGCCACGGCACGTGGGCGCATCCGCTCGGCACGATGGCGAACGGGAAGGACATCTTCCTGATGGTCGTCTACGGCATGAAGGTGACTATGGAGGTCGGTCTCATCGCCTCCCTCCTCATCGTCGTCATCGGGACGCTCGTCGGTAGCGTCGCCGCCTACTCCGGCGGACTCGTCGACGAAATCCTGATGCGGTACGTCGACATCCAGATCACGTTCCCGACGTTCTTCCTCTACCTCCTCCTGATCTACCTGTTCGGGGGGAGTCTCTTCCTCATGATACTGCTGTTCGGCCTCGTGACGTGGGGCGGTGTCGCCCGCCTCGTCCGGTCGGAGGCCCTCCAGCGTAACGAAGAAGAGTACATCATGGCCGCGGACGGCGCGGGCGCGAGCACGCCGTACATCATCCGCCGCCACATCATCCCGAACGTATCGAATACGGTCATCACCGCCGCGACGCTCACCATCCCGACCATCATCCTCGCCGAGGCGGCGCTGTCCTTCCTCGGTCTCGGTGACCCGACCGTTCCCTCGTGGGGGCAGGTGATCTCGGCCGGGCGTGGCAGTCTCAGCGACGCGCCCTGGATATCGACGATTCCCGGGCTCTTCCTGTTCTTCACGATTCTGGCGTTCAACTTCATCGGTGACGCCCTGCGAGACGCACTCGACCCCCGGAGTGACTGA
- a CDS encoding ABC transporter permease yields MRWYVTRRVLWAVVATVIILTITFGLMYLTPNPQTAQIKWRAAQQGANVSQAVDAYNAYRGNVGGIWQQYIEFMGNMVTLDWGWSDTRSQPVIQAIAQAYPYSLAYGAPSIIISTVLGIAIGLYSATHRYSLTDYFGTFFGFFGLSIPNFWFGIILLLVFSVQLGWTPVVFNADAPFLSLEMAHQLILPVITLTTSTIAGEMRYSRAEAMEYVHAEFVKTARAKGVDEMRVLTRHILRPALVPLMTILVADMLGVILTSSYLVEIVFGIPGLGRLSYDAITQQDTALVLGTTMIPVFIAIVGNLLQDIAYTIVDPRIDFGDR; encoded by the coding sequence ATGCGATGGTACGTCACGAGACGGGTTCTCTGGGCTGTCGTAGCCACGGTTATCATCCTGACCATCACGTTCGGGTTGATGTATCTGACGCCGAATCCGCAGACGGCGCAGATCAAGTGGCGCGCGGCCCAGCAAGGAGCGAACGTCTCTCAGGCAGTTGACGCGTATAACGCGTACCGCGGAAACGTCGGCGGTATCTGGCAACAGTATATCGAATTCATGGGGAACATGGTCACCCTCGACTGGGGATGGTCTGACACGCGCTCCCAGCCGGTCATTCAGGCGATAGCGCAAGCGTACCCGTACTCGCTCGCGTACGGAGCGCCGTCCATCATCATCTCCACCGTGCTCGGGATAGCCATCGGCCTGTACTCGGCGACCCACCGGTACTCCCTCACGGACTACTTCGGGACGTTCTTCGGGTTCTTCGGGCTGTCCATCCCGAACTTCTGGTTCGGCATCATCCTCCTGTTGGTGTTCAGCGTCCAGCTCGGCTGGACGCCGGTCGTGTTCAACGCGGACGCGCCCTTCCTCAGTCTCGAGATGGCACACCAGCTCATCCTCCCCGTCATCACGCTCACCACGTCCACGATAGCGGGCGAGATGCGGTACTCGCGTGCGGAGGCGATGGAGTACGTGCACGCCGAGTTCGTGAAGACCGCTCGCGCGAAGGGCGTGGACGAGATGCGCGTGCTCACCCGGCACATCCTTCGGCCGGCGCTCGTCCCGCTGATGACGATTCTCGTCGCGGACATGCTCGGCGTCATCCTGACGTCCTCGTACCTCGTCGAGATCGTCTTCGGCATCCCCGGACTCGGGCGGCTGAGTTACGATGCAATCACACAACAAGACACCGCGCTCGTCCTCGGAACCACGATGATTCCCGTGTTCATCGCCATCGTCGGGAACCTCCTCCAGGACATCGCGTACACTATCGTCGACCCCCGTATCGACTTCGGTGATCGCTAA